In one Epinephelus lanceolatus isolate andai-2023 chromosome 19, ASM4190304v1, whole genome shotgun sequence genomic region, the following are encoded:
- the slc5a1 gene encoding sodium/glucose cotransporter 1: protein MSRDYFGFSYIRSNARNSTATVALNNPADIAVIVIYFLVVLAVGVWAMVRTNRATVGGFFLAGRSMVWWPIGASLFASNIGSGHFVGLAGTAAAAGIAIGGFEWNALIVVVILGWLFVPIYIKAGVVTMPEYLKKRFGGQRIRIYLSVLSLFLYVFTKISADMFSGAIFINQALGLNIYLAVVMLLMITALYTVTGGLAAVIYTDTLQTIIMVVGSFILMGFAFHEVGGYESFQQRYMEAIPSITTNITADCYEPRADSFHIFRDAITGDLPWPGLVFGLTIQATWYWCSDQVIVQRCLSAKNLSHVKAGCILCGYLKLLPMFLMVFPGMISRILYADEVACVDPEECEKYCGASVGCTNIAYPKLVVDLMPNGLRGLMLSVMLASLMSSLTSIFNSSSTLFTMDIYTKIRSSASERELMIAGRLFILVLIGVSIAWIPVVQSAQSGQLFDYIQSITSYLTPPVAAVFMLAIFCKRVNESGAFYGLMIGLLIGLSRMIAEFAFGTGSCVEPSNCPTIICGVHYLYFSIILFVISCVCILGISLMTKPIDDKHLYRLCWSLRNCTEERVDLEQDDWVDNTESNNMDIEEPDEEPGLCKRAVMCFCGLEQKKAPKLSKEEEAELQKKLTDTTEVPLWRNIVNANALILLCVAVFFHGFYG from the exons ATGTCTCGGGACTATTTTGGATTCTCCTATATAAGGAGCAATGCAAGAAACAGCACGGCCACCGTGGCTCTTAACAACCCAGCTGATATCGCCGTTATTGTGATCTATTTTTTGGTTGTCTTGGCTGTCGGAGTATGG GCTATGGTCCGCACAAACCGAGCCACTGTCGGTGGCTTCTTCCTGGCAGGGAGGAGTATGGTGTGGTGGCCG ATCGGAGCATCGCTGTTTGCCAGCAACATTGGCAGCGGCCACTTTGTCGGGCTCGCTgggactgctgcagctgcaggcaTCGCCATCGGTGGCTTTGAATGGAAT gctCTTATAGTGGTCGTCATTCTGGGATGGCTCTTTGTGCCGATCTACATCAAAGCTGGG GTGGTCACCATGCCCGAGTACCTGAAGAAGAGGTTTGGAGGACAGCGTATCCGCATCTATCTCTCTGTGCTGTCCCTCTTCCTGTATGTTTTCACCAAGATCTCA gcAGACATGTTCTCTGGCGCCATTTTTATCAATCAGGCTCTTGGGCTGAACATCTACCTTGCTGTTGTCATGCTGCTAATGATAACTGCGCTGTACACCGTCACAG GTGGACTGGCTGCAGTGATTTACACAGACACGTTACAGACCATTATCATGGTTGTTGGATCATTCATCCTTATGGGCTTTG CTTTCCACGAGGTGGGAGGTTATGAGAGCTTCCAGCAGCGCTACATGGAAGCCATCCCTTCCATAACGACCAACATCACTGCGGACTGCTACGAGCCTCGGGCTGACTCCTTCCATATTTTTAGGGACGCCATTACAGGAGACCTGCCGTGGCCTGGCCTTGTGTTTGGACTCACCATTCAGGCCACCTGGTACTGGTGCTCAGATCAG gTAATTGTCCAGCGTTGTCTCTCCGCCAAAAATTTATCTCACGTTAAGGCAGGCTGCATCTTGTGTGGCTACCTGAAGCTGCTGCCCATGTTCCTCATGGTTTTCCCCGGGATGATCAGCAGGATCCTGTATGCTG ATGAGGTGGCATGTGTGGACCCGGAAGAATGTGAGAAATACTGTGGTGCCAGTGTGGGCTGCACCAACATCGCTTATCCAAAACTGGTGGTGGATCTCATGCCCAACG GTCTACGAGGTCTCATGCTGTCGGTGATGCTGGCCTCTCTGATGAGCTCACTCACCTCCATCTTCAACAGTTCCAGCACTCTCTTCACAATGGACATCTACACTAAGATTCGCAGCTCAGCAAGTGAAAGGGAACTCATGATTGCTGGCAG ACTGTTCATTTTGGTCCTAATTGGTGTGAGCATAGCATGGATCCCAGTGGTGCAGTCGGCCCAGAGCGGTCAGCTCTTTGACTACATCCAGTCCATCACCAGCTACCTCACACCACCTGTTGCAGCTGTCTTCATGCTCGCCATCTTCTGCAAACGTGTCAATGAGAGT GGTGCATTTTACGGCCTCATGATTGGCCTGCTTATCGGCCTGTCCAGGATGATAGCTGAGTTTGCATTTGGGACAGGCAGCTGCGTTGAACCCAGTAACTGTCCAACCATCATATGTGGAGTCCACTACCTCTACTTCTCCATCATCCTGTTTGTTATCTCGTGTGTCTGCATCCTGGGAATCTCCCTCATGACCAAACCCATCGACGACAAGCAT tTGTATCGACTGTGCTGGAGCCTGAGGAACTGTACAGAGGAGAGGGTTGACCTGGAACAGGACGATTGGGTTGACAACACTGAGTCCAACAATATGGACATAGAGG AGCCCGACGAGGAGCCAGGCTTGTGCAAGAGGGCGGTGATGTGTTTCTGCGGCCTGGAGCAGAAAAAAGCCCCCAAGCTGAGCaaagaggaggaggcggagctGCAGAAGAAGCTCACAGACACCACAGAGGTGCCGCTATGGAGGAACATCGTCAATGCCAACGCCCTTATCCTCCTCTGTGTGGCTGTCTTCTTTCACGGTTTTTACGGTTAA